Proteins encoded within one genomic window of Gambusia affinis linkage group LG23, SWU_Gaff_1.0, whole genome shotgun sequence:
- the prickle1b gene encoding prickle-like protein 1b isoform X1, whose amino-acid sequence MLSAEHRSAMNLERSDRRERPAPRGPEMEARLGGKVGKIMSVGFQRSSTSDDDSGCVLEEYAWVPPGLRPEQVQMYFACLPEDKVPYVNSPGEKHRIRQLLYQLPPHDNELRYCQSLSEEEMRELQIFSTQRKREALGRGTPKILPRALQHTRCENCCGGINGGEMAIFASRAGPGPCWHPACFACSMCQELLVDLIYFYQNGKIFCGRHHAELMKPRCSSCDEIIFADECTEAEGRHWHMKHFACFECGTMLGGQRYIMKNGRPYCCGCFESLYAEYCEACGENIGVDHAQMTYEGVHWHATDQCFCCAQCKTSLLGCPFLPKQGRIYCSKGCSQGEDVHASDSSDSAFQSARSRESRRSVRMGKSSRPAEQWRQSQLFSPPTIVTSYEHRFGEGEEDRDGDRDIDIVGSKLTRLGLEEERFWREREEQDAGGEEDPEEWAQHEDYMTQLLLKFGDHSMLHQNQPPSLKSPSPNSDSTQVISTSDPWLKSDSKSVGLNPSSPAPNSPTQSQTSDQSRANSLSPGLMDKKHLPEMYWAQSQDGLGDSAYGSHPGPASARKIQELEYDQDQEQSGVGKQAFWPDTREWYEDSLECIADELRKAEKGVGDSMDSLALSNITGASVDGDAPTLYNLHGIQDSSMTVECEKMSNMGTFNSSHIHHSANSLSLNMERRVEEAENGIGLGMRVGAPTGLHATSPHSEGLPGSFVQAPALRRSKSQSRPPQVVKFSEDTVDNGYNDGFEVSVMKHPMSEKPQRRVYCPDEPVRARSHSTSHHGRSRPQHHRPGRRHRSRKTRSDNALHMVPVDRAQRLFEHQQQGIVSPPYGAMRLQNPAHMLPLAYSQTRSDYMFRSSDQNDPRFEHFMGLHRDEDDWCSTCSSSSSDSEEEGYFLGQPIPQPRAVGRYYAEDYPTRVTALTALSHSSQTGCRKGHSSKNCILS is encoded by the exons ATGCTTTCAGCAGAG CACCGGAGCGCGATGAACCTTGAGCGCAGCGACAGAAGGGAGCGTCCCGCACCCCGAGGGCCAGAGATGGAGGCTCGCTTGGGGGGGAAAGTGGGGAAGATCATGTCTGTGGGCTTCCAGAGGAGCTCCACCTCAGATGACGACTCTGGCTGTGTGCTCGAGGAGTACGCCTGGGTGCCGCCGGGACTCAGGCCTGAACAG GTCCAGATGTATTTCGCCTGTCTGCCAGAAGACAAAGTGCCGTACGTGAACAGCCCGGGAGAGAAACACCGGATCAGACAGCTCCTCTACCAGCTCCCGCCACACGACAACGAG TTGCGCTACTGCCAGTCGTTATCGGAGGAGGAAATGAGGGAGCTTCAAATATTCAGCACCCAAAGAAAGAGGGAGGCGCTGGGGAGAGGGACGCCAAAGATCCTCCCTAGAGCCCTGCAACACACTCGCTGTGAAAAC TGTTGCGGCGGCATTAATGGAGGGGAGATGGCCATTTTTGCCTCCAGAGCAGGTCCGGGTCCCTGTTGGCACCCGGCATGCTTTGCATGCTCCATGTGCCAGGAGCTTCTGGTGGATCTCATCTATTTCTACCAAAATGGCAAGATCTTCTGCGGGAGACACCACGCAGAGCTCATGAAACCTCGATGCTCTTCTTGTGATGAG ATCATCTTTGCAGATGAATGCACCGAGGCTGAGGGACGCCACTGGCACATGAAGCACTTTGCCTGTTTTGAGTGTGGGACTATGCTAGGTGGACAGCGGTACATCATGAAAAATGGACGGCCCTACTGCTGTGGGTGCTTTGAGTCACTGTATGCAGAGTACTGTGAGGCATGTGGTGAAAACATTG GTGTTGACCATGCCCAGATGACCTACGAAGGCGTTCATTGGCACGCCACAGACCAGTGCTTCTGTTGTGCCCAGTGCAAGACATCTTTGCTGGGTTGTCCCTTCTTACCCAAACAAGGGCGCATCTATTGCTCAAAGGGCTGCAGCCAGGGGGAAGATGTACATGCCTCAGACTCATCAGATTCTGCTTTCCAGTCAGCCCGCTCTCGCGAATCCCGACGGAGCGTCCGCATGGGGAAAAGCAGTAGGCCCGCTGAACAGTGGCGACAGTCACAGCTGTTTAGCCCTCCTACTATAGTCACCTCTTATGAGCACAGGTTTGGGGAGGGTGAAGAGGACAGAGATGGTGATAGGGACATTGATATAGTGGGGAGCAAGCTAACGCGTCTTGGTCTGGAGGAGGAGAGATTCTGGAGGGAGCGGGAGGAACAGGACGCCGGTGGAGAGGAGGATCCAGAGGAGTGGGCTCAGCATGAGGACTATATGACTCAGCTCCTGCTCAAGTTTGGTGACCATAGCATGCTGCACCAAAATCAACCACCGTCCCTAAAATCACCGAGCCCCAACAGTGACTCAACGCAGGTAATAAGTACATCAGATCCCTGGCTGAAGTCCGATTCAAAATCTGTGGGTCTTAACCCCTCATCCCCCGCCCCTAACAGTCCCACCCAGAGCCAGACTTCTGATCAGTCTCGAGCCAATAGCCTCAGTCCAGGCTTGATGGATAAAAAGCATCTACCTGAAATGTACTGGGCCCAGTCACAGGACGGCCTCGGAGACTCGGCATATGGAAGCCATCCAGGTCCTGCCAGTGCAAGAAAGATACAAGAGCTAGAGTATGACCAAGATCAGGAGCAGTCTGGAGTAGGAAAGCAGGCTTTTTGGCCAGATACCAGGGAGTGGTACGAGGACTCCCTGGAGTGTATTGCTGATGAGCTAAGGAAGGCTGAAAAGGGTGTTGGAGACTCCATGGATTCCCTTGCTTTGTCAAACATCACTG GTGCATCAGTGGATGGGGATGCACCCACACTCTACAACCTTCATGGCATCCAGGATTCTTCCATGACTGTCGAGTGTGAGAAAATGAGCAACATGGGTACATTTAATTCTTCCCACATACACCACAGTGCAAACTCCCTTAGTCTCAACATGGAAAGGAGAGTTGAGGAGGCAGAGAATGGGATTGGGCTTGGAATGAGGGTTGGTGCTCCCACAGGACTTCACGCAACATCTCCTCATTCAGAGGGCCTCCCTGGATCTTTTGTTCAAGCTCCGGCTCTAAGGAGAAGCAAGTCACAATCCAGGCCTCCTCAAGTGGTCAAGTTCTCAGAGGACACAGTGGACAATGGATATAATGATGGATTTGAGGTTAGTGTTATGAAACATCCCATGAGTGAGAAGCCACAAAGGAGAGTGTACTGCCCAGATGAACCTGTCAGAGCAAGAAGCCACTCAACAAGCCACCACGGCAGAAGCAGGCCCCAACACCACCGACCGGGCCGGCGCCACAGGAGCCGCAAAACTCGCTCGGACAACGCGCTTCACATGGTACCTGTAGACAGAGCGCAGAGGCTGTTTGAGCATCAGCAGCAGGGTATAGTAAGTCCACCATATGGTGCGATGCGTCTTCAGAACCCTGCACACATGCTGCCGTTGGCCTACTCCCAAACCCGATCTGACTATATGTTCCGTAGCTCAGACCAGAATGACCCACGGTTTGAACATTTCATGGGTCTCCACAGAGATGAGGACGACTGGTGCTCAACCtgctcctcatcatcatcagacTCTGAGGAAGAGGGTTATTTTCTTGGCCAACCAATCCCACAACCTCGAGCGGTTGGGCGCTACTATGCAGAAGACTACCCAACAAGAGTGACCGCGCTCACGGCCCTCAGCCACAGCTCACAGACTGGTTGCAGAAAGGGCCATAGCTCCAAAAACTGTATCCTTTCTTAG
- the prickle1b gene encoding prickle-like protein 1b isoform X2: MNLERSDRRERPAPRGPEMEARLGGKVGKIMSVGFQRSSTSDDDSGCVLEEYAWVPPGLRPEQVQMYFACLPEDKVPYVNSPGEKHRIRQLLYQLPPHDNELRYCQSLSEEEMRELQIFSTQRKREALGRGTPKILPRALQHTRCENCCGGINGGEMAIFASRAGPGPCWHPACFACSMCQELLVDLIYFYQNGKIFCGRHHAELMKPRCSSCDEIIFADECTEAEGRHWHMKHFACFECGTMLGGQRYIMKNGRPYCCGCFESLYAEYCEACGENIGVDHAQMTYEGVHWHATDQCFCCAQCKTSLLGCPFLPKQGRIYCSKGCSQGEDVHASDSSDSAFQSARSRESRRSVRMGKSSRPAEQWRQSQLFSPPTIVTSYEHRFGEGEEDRDGDRDIDIVGSKLTRLGLEEERFWREREEQDAGGEEDPEEWAQHEDYMTQLLLKFGDHSMLHQNQPPSLKSPSPNSDSTQVISTSDPWLKSDSKSVGLNPSSPAPNSPTQSQTSDQSRANSLSPGLMDKKHLPEMYWAQSQDGLGDSAYGSHPGPASARKIQELEYDQDQEQSGVGKQAFWPDTREWYEDSLECIADELRKAEKGVGDSMDSLALSNITGASVDGDAPTLYNLHGIQDSSMTVECEKMSNMGTFNSSHIHHSANSLSLNMERRVEEAENGIGLGMRVGAPTGLHATSPHSEGLPGSFVQAPALRRSKSQSRPPQVVKFSEDTVDNGYNDGFEVSVMKHPMSEKPQRRVYCPDEPVRARSHSTSHHGRSRPQHHRPGRRHRSRKTRSDNALHMVPVDRAQRLFEHQQQGIVSPPYGAMRLQNPAHMLPLAYSQTRSDYMFRSSDQNDPRFEHFMGLHRDEDDWCSTCSSSSSDSEEEGYFLGQPIPQPRAVGRYYAEDYPTRVTALTALSHSSQTGCRKGHSSKNCILS, encoded by the exons ATGAACCTTGAGCGCAGCGACAGAAGGGAGCGTCCCGCACCCCGAGGGCCAGAGATGGAGGCTCGCTTGGGGGGGAAAGTGGGGAAGATCATGTCTGTGGGCTTCCAGAGGAGCTCCACCTCAGATGACGACTCTGGCTGTGTGCTCGAGGAGTACGCCTGGGTGCCGCCGGGACTCAGGCCTGAACAG GTCCAGATGTATTTCGCCTGTCTGCCAGAAGACAAAGTGCCGTACGTGAACAGCCCGGGAGAGAAACACCGGATCAGACAGCTCCTCTACCAGCTCCCGCCACACGACAACGAG TTGCGCTACTGCCAGTCGTTATCGGAGGAGGAAATGAGGGAGCTTCAAATATTCAGCACCCAAAGAAAGAGGGAGGCGCTGGGGAGAGGGACGCCAAAGATCCTCCCTAGAGCCCTGCAACACACTCGCTGTGAAAAC TGTTGCGGCGGCATTAATGGAGGGGAGATGGCCATTTTTGCCTCCAGAGCAGGTCCGGGTCCCTGTTGGCACCCGGCATGCTTTGCATGCTCCATGTGCCAGGAGCTTCTGGTGGATCTCATCTATTTCTACCAAAATGGCAAGATCTTCTGCGGGAGACACCACGCAGAGCTCATGAAACCTCGATGCTCTTCTTGTGATGAG ATCATCTTTGCAGATGAATGCACCGAGGCTGAGGGACGCCACTGGCACATGAAGCACTTTGCCTGTTTTGAGTGTGGGACTATGCTAGGTGGACAGCGGTACATCATGAAAAATGGACGGCCCTACTGCTGTGGGTGCTTTGAGTCACTGTATGCAGAGTACTGTGAGGCATGTGGTGAAAACATTG GTGTTGACCATGCCCAGATGACCTACGAAGGCGTTCATTGGCACGCCACAGACCAGTGCTTCTGTTGTGCCCAGTGCAAGACATCTTTGCTGGGTTGTCCCTTCTTACCCAAACAAGGGCGCATCTATTGCTCAAAGGGCTGCAGCCAGGGGGAAGATGTACATGCCTCAGACTCATCAGATTCTGCTTTCCAGTCAGCCCGCTCTCGCGAATCCCGACGGAGCGTCCGCATGGGGAAAAGCAGTAGGCCCGCTGAACAGTGGCGACAGTCACAGCTGTTTAGCCCTCCTACTATAGTCACCTCTTATGAGCACAGGTTTGGGGAGGGTGAAGAGGACAGAGATGGTGATAGGGACATTGATATAGTGGGGAGCAAGCTAACGCGTCTTGGTCTGGAGGAGGAGAGATTCTGGAGGGAGCGGGAGGAACAGGACGCCGGTGGAGAGGAGGATCCAGAGGAGTGGGCTCAGCATGAGGACTATATGACTCAGCTCCTGCTCAAGTTTGGTGACCATAGCATGCTGCACCAAAATCAACCACCGTCCCTAAAATCACCGAGCCCCAACAGTGACTCAACGCAGGTAATAAGTACATCAGATCCCTGGCTGAAGTCCGATTCAAAATCTGTGGGTCTTAACCCCTCATCCCCCGCCCCTAACAGTCCCACCCAGAGCCAGACTTCTGATCAGTCTCGAGCCAATAGCCTCAGTCCAGGCTTGATGGATAAAAAGCATCTACCTGAAATGTACTGGGCCCAGTCACAGGACGGCCTCGGAGACTCGGCATATGGAAGCCATCCAGGTCCTGCCAGTGCAAGAAAGATACAAGAGCTAGAGTATGACCAAGATCAGGAGCAGTCTGGAGTAGGAAAGCAGGCTTTTTGGCCAGATACCAGGGAGTGGTACGAGGACTCCCTGGAGTGTATTGCTGATGAGCTAAGGAAGGCTGAAAAGGGTGTTGGAGACTCCATGGATTCCCTTGCTTTGTCAAACATCACTG GTGCATCAGTGGATGGGGATGCACCCACACTCTACAACCTTCATGGCATCCAGGATTCTTCCATGACTGTCGAGTGTGAGAAAATGAGCAACATGGGTACATTTAATTCTTCCCACATACACCACAGTGCAAACTCCCTTAGTCTCAACATGGAAAGGAGAGTTGAGGAGGCAGAGAATGGGATTGGGCTTGGAATGAGGGTTGGTGCTCCCACAGGACTTCACGCAACATCTCCTCATTCAGAGGGCCTCCCTGGATCTTTTGTTCAAGCTCCGGCTCTAAGGAGAAGCAAGTCACAATCCAGGCCTCCTCAAGTGGTCAAGTTCTCAGAGGACACAGTGGACAATGGATATAATGATGGATTTGAGGTTAGTGTTATGAAACATCCCATGAGTGAGAAGCCACAAAGGAGAGTGTACTGCCCAGATGAACCTGTCAGAGCAAGAAGCCACTCAACAAGCCACCACGGCAGAAGCAGGCCCCAACACCACCGACCGGGCCGGCGCCACAGGAGCCGCAAAACTCGCTCGGACAACGCGCTTCACATGGTACCTGTAGACAGAGCGCAGAGGCTGTTTGAGCATCAGCAGCAGGGTATAGTAAGTCCACCATATGGTGCGATGCGTCTTCAGAACCCTGCACACATGCTGCCGTTGGCCTACTCCCAAACCCGATCTGACTATATGTTCCGTAGCTCAGACCAGAATGACCCACGGTTTGAACATTTCATGGGTCTCCACAGAGATGAGGACGACTGGTGCTCAACCtgctcctcatcatcatcagacTCTGAGGAAGAGGGTTATTTTCTTGGCCAACCAATCCCACAACCTCGAGCGGTTGGGCGCTACTATGCAGAAGACTACCCAACAAGAGTGACCGCGCTCACGGCCCTCAGCCACAGCTCACAGACTGGTTGCAGAAAGGGCCATAGCTCCAAAAACTGTATCCTTTCTTAG